A genomic window from Lotus japonicus ecotype B-129 chromosome 1, LjGifu_v1.2 includes:
- the LOC130733243 gene encoding uncharacterized protein LOC130733243, with the protein MSLICIILIRYSLHKFLHALFALFMPCFMPYALFILKQRFPLKDDLMKWVRDISMANNFVLVTTKSDSGAKGRKEYVILGCEKHGAYIPYREPDLVEGTSTQKTGCPFRLKGRRTKDDKGWWLKVMDGRHIHLAAESLVGHNYAGRLNSEAKEDVINQAKTWVPPRKMLASLKEKDPSNLTTIQQIYGVCKRFRQSVRGSLTEIQYLLKKLDGEKYVHFERNEPGSEVIRDIFWAHPNAVKLFNTFPYVVIMDCTYKTSKYKLPLLEIVGLTSTDKTYSIAFCYIGSETTEDYIWALECMKSLISDQSRLPRVIVTDRDLALLSAASQSLPTTTHLLCLWHINKCVLAKCKEYVGTDDFAQEVMDKWAELVDAPTVPEFEAHWIELFNMCKHKHKLKFATYCSTTWLVHKQKFAKAWTNHVMHFGTTTSNRAEGAHASLKLMLRNSKGDLATSWDASHSLTTNRHTEIVASFERSMNKIDHLFKTPFYTNIRGFVSIKCLKLIDAELTRMRASGGRCDCLLRETHGLPCGCQLADYERIPYEAIHPFWKSLSWEHVPVVDTGSSDICGLNHGEMHPEVEALTRYFHSLDTGGQSMVRRKLQAIYCPERSTLCTPELRIKSNRTPKLKESKQPKGRAIGSLTRDPSAFELTDKKIKEEKKSSQPAKRKKRVKKSDTSHFMCNFPAFLHPYIGTITDVEDDGNCGYRSIAALMGHSAGQDGWPWVRATLIQELETNVLMYNRMWGTDVVNALHNRLTLPIGDPATPDKWFQLPEMGYLVATKYQLVLVSLSSMGCNTYFPLIGAGPRDEHSVIAIGHVINHWVQLQLTAGHPMPTIAPQWDWHADLASKYWRNLYRPRLDMYDAQFHAWLGAFSGHADYVDITTD; encoded by the exons atgtctctcatttgtatcatactgatcaggtactcattgcacaaatttttgcatgctttgtttgctttgtttatgccttgttttatgccttatgccttgtttatcctgaaacagcgtttccctttgaaagatgatcttatgaaatgggttcgcgacatttctatggcaaataattttgttttggtgacaacaaagtctgatagtggtgcgaagggaagaaaagaatatgtcattctggggtgtgagaagcatggtgcgtatattccctacagagaaccggatcttgttgaaggaacgtcaacacaaaagacaggttgtccttttaggctaaaaggacgacgtacgaaagatgataaaggttggtggttgaaggtgatggacggtagacacatccatctcgcagctgagtcactagttggccacaattacgctggtagactgaatagtgaggcgaaggaggacgtgataaatcaggctaagacttgggttccacctagaaagatgttggcgtccttgaaggaaaaagatccttcaaacttgactaccatccaacaaatttatggtgtttgcaagcggttcagacaatccgttcgtgggtcactgacagagatacaatacttgctgaagaagttggacggtgagaagtatgttcacttcgaacgaaatgaacccggatcggaagtgattagagatatattttgggctcatccgaatgccgtcaaacttttcaacacattcccatatgtagtgatcatggattgcacatacaagaccagcaaatacaaactacccttgctcgagattgttggcctgacctccacggataaaacatactcaatagcattctgttacattggcagtgagaccacagaggactacatttgggcattggagtgtatgaagtctctgatTTCCGACCAATCCAGGTTGCCTAGAGTGATTGTGACGGACAGAGATCTTgctttattgagtgctgcttcacaaagccttcccaccaccacccatttactatgcttgtggcacatcaacaagtgtgttttggcaaagtgcaaagagtatgttggcacggatgattttgctcaagaggttatggacaagtgggccgaattggtagatgctccaacagttccagaatttgaagctcattggattgaattgtttaacatgtgcaagcataaacacaagttgaaatttgccacttattgttctactacatggttggtccacaagcagaaatttgccaaggcatggacaaatcatgtgatgcattttggaacaacaacaagtaacag ggctgaaggtgcacatgccagcttgaagttgatgttgcggaacagtaagggtgacctggccacatcatgggatgcgtcgcatagtttgaccaccaatcgccacactgagatagtagcatcgtttgagcgcagtatgaataaaattgatcaccttttcaagacccctttctacacaaatattagGGGATTTGTGTCAATCAAATGCCTGAAACTCATTGATGCTGAACTGACAAGAATGCGAGCCTCCGGCGGCAGATGCGATTGcttattgagagagactcatggactaccttgcggttgtcaacttgcag attatgagaggattccgtacgaggccattcatccattctggaagagcctaagttgggagcatgtacctgttgtagatactggcagctcagatatttgcggactaaaccatggagagatgcacccagaagttgaggcactgacacgttatttccattctttggatactggagggcagagtatggtaaggaggaagcttcaagcgatatattgtcctgaaaggagtacactatgtactcctgagcttcggataaagtccaaccgcactcctaagttgaaggagagcaaacaacccaagggtcgagcaataggatccttgactcgtgatccttcagcgtttgaacttactgacaagaagattaaagaggaaaagaagtcttcacaaccagcaaagaggaagaagcgtgtgaagaagtctgatacaagtcatttcatgtgtaactttccagcctttctccatccatatattggcacaattacagatgttgaggatgatggtaactgtggctatagatccATTGCTGCATTAATGGGGCATTCCGCCGGTCAGGACGGTTGGCCTTGGGTTAGGGCTACATTGATACAAGAACTTGAGACCAATGTGTTAATGTATAATAGGATGTGGGGCACAGATGTTGTTAATGCCTTACATAATCGTCTCACTCTTCCTATTGGTGACCCGGCCACCCCTGACAAATGGTttcaactgccagagatgggataccttgttgcCACAAAGTACCAATTGGTTCTCGTATCCTTATCCTCTATGGGTTGTAACACATACTTTCCACTGATAGGAGCCGGCCCACGAGATGAGCATTCTGTTATAGCTATTGGACATGTGATAAATCACTGGGTACAG CTCCAATTAACTGctggacatcctatgccgaCTATTGCTCCCCAGTGGGATTGGCACGCTGATCTTGCCTCCAAATACTGGAGGAACCTATATCGTCCACGTTTAGACATGTATGATGCACAATTCCATGCTTGGCTTGGTGCTTTTAGTGGTCATGCGGACTATGTGGACATCACCACAGATTGA
- the LOC130733245 gene encoding uncharacterized protein LOC130733245 — MEQDPNPFLRHCKGQSNNSGSSRPLIPGPAGAIQAAMYARRSTPNTPLILTQEIVRRVLDHGSTETDPDFNSHAWLSALQEWGIATPLGSLTANVERVENVVAVIKSCTPNGFGDAKVTLKDPTGAVDASIHRKAFTHSEFANDITVGSVLVLQKVAVFAPRGTVCYLNITLPNLVKVFPKDCGPHDFIDITEE; from the exons ATGGAACAAGACCCAAATCCATTCCTCCGCCATTGCAAAGGTCAAAGCAACAACTCtggcagctctcgtcctctcattcctggcccggctggcgccatccaggctgccatgtatgcCCGTAGATCCACCCCGAACACACCACTCATTCTGACCCAGGAAATCGTGAGGCGTGTGCTAGATCATGgatcaaccgaaaccgatcctgatttcaactcacatgcttggctatcagccctgcaagagtggggaatagccactccgctgggctctctgacagcgaacgttgagagggtggagaatgttgttgctgttatcaaatcttgcactcccaatggatttggagatgcgaaagttaccctcaag GACCCCACGGGTGCCGTTGATGCTAGCATCCACCGCAAGGCATTTACTCACAGTGAATTTGCGAatgacataactgttggatctgttctcgttctccaaaag gttgctgtgtttgcacctagaggaactgtttgttatcttaatataacattgcccaacctagtgaaggtattcccaaaagattgcggaccccatgacttcatcgatatcacagaggaataa
- the LOC130733244 gene encoding serine/threonine-protein phosphatase 7 long form homolog isoform X1, which produces MLNLFAFHRRMKGGRKRSRSSTVDDAEDRHERLHASTRRGDHRAASQAVEASAPSPSATPAGAPSPCPSATPPSGGPSTTAPSGTPAEPQPHPTPVSPMVELPLEETSGEQSSSEPSGEESASETASEASGEEEEPLILQEEIDAADVVPDVVPEGGVEGGVEGGADDDLIQRVAPFPGGPEDLSLLAHYPDHKAPWTWQALLRTDPRYVDRRTLRVATVGGKVWNLPCDGDSEAHTAVRQLLQQTGLYHLPWCGLPETDPAVVLALVERWHEETSSFHMPFGEMTITLDDVSAILHLPTGSRFYTPGRGERDEVAALCAQLLGGSVAAYLAEFEAAGGQNIRFITLKTMYTSAMDGGRYEDAARIWLVNQLGATLFASKSGGYHTTVYWIGMLEDLGRVSEYAWGAIALASLYEQLSRASRRKTAQIGGFTSLVLSWAYEYISSSVIIRTEVPGYTQDQPRAQRWSTSRIAHSGLDERRVMLDELTVDDITWTPFEDHRDVRPRDPRALYSGYIRTPYGRSVSLHLPERVMRQFGFIQDIPRHPSEIQTTGSLAETADAAYAEFEPHLRPQGIPATYPGEAVEGYMRWYSRVSHVFIIPEDRREELSAVSAIRRGVELLEQSLEVPGAYAPGTQPRILTERALDLFRRSSFVGTQGVAFSAIRGAAAAGGRARGGRARGGRPRGGGARGGRARGEGDPGEGVRGGRARGPRGRRGRGRGE; this is translated from the exons atgttaaatttgtttgcttttcataggagaatgaagggcgggagGAAGAGGTCTCGATCTTCTACAGTCGATGATGCAGAGGATCGCCACGagcgcttgcatgcttctacGCGGCGCGGCGACCATCGAGCAGCTAGTCAGGCGGTTGAGGCTTCGGCCCCGTCTCCGTCTGCTACTCCGGCCGGGGCTCCGTCTCCGTGTCCGTCTGCTACACCTCCGTCAGGTGGTCCATCTACTACAGCTCCGTCAGGTACTCCGGCTGAGCCTCAGCCTCATCCTACTCCGGTCTCTCCGATGGTTGAGTTACCTCTTGAGGAGACATCTGGCGAGCAGTCTTCTTCGGAGCCCAGTGGCGAGGAGTCTGCTTCTGAGACTGCTTCTGAGGccagtggtgaggaggaggagcctcttattctccaggaggagattgatgctgctgatgtTGTGCCAGATGTGGTGCCAGAGGGCGGTGTAGAGGGCGGTGTAGAGGGCGGTGCAGATGACGACCTCATCCAGAGGGTGGCACCGTTTCCCGGGGGGCCTGAGGATCTGTCGCTTCTTGCGCATTATCCTGACCACAAGGCTCCTTGGACGTGGCAGGCACTTCTTCGCACAGACCCGCGGTACGTGGACCGTCGGACATTGAGGGTGGCCACTGTTGGGGGGAAGGTATGGAACCTCCCCTGTGATGGCGATTCAGAGGCCCACACAGCTGTGCGACAGCTGCTGCAGCAGACGGGTTTGTATCACCTGCCTTGGTGCGGGTTACCGGAGACAGACCCAGCTGTCGTACTGGCCCTTGttgagagatggcatgaggagacgagtagcttccacatgccgttcggggagatgactatcaccctggacgatGTGTCGGCTATTCTCCATCTTCCCAcagggtcgaggttctacactCCGGGCAGAGGGGAGCGAGACGAGGTTGCAGCGCTCTGCGCCCAGCtcctgggaggatctgttgctgCTTATCTGGCTGAGTTTGAGGCGGCGGGTGGCCAGAACATTCGGTTCATTACTTTGAAGACCATGTACACGTCTGCTATGGATG ggggacgctatgaggatgctgctaggatctggctggtgaaccagcttggtGCCACCCTCTTTGCCAGCAAGAGTGGTGGTTACCACACTACTGTCTACTGGATCGGGATGCTTGAGGACCTCGGTCGCGTGTCGGAGTACGCGTGGGGTGCGATTGCGCTGGCTTCGTTGTACGAACAGCTGAGTCGTGCTTCCCGCAGGAAGACAGCGCAGATCGGTGGGTTCACCTCCCTCGTGCTGTCATGGGCGTATGAGTACATATCCAGCAGCGTCATTATCAGGACGGAGGTCCCCGGCTAcacacaggaccagcctagggcgcagcggtggtccacgtctcggatcgcgcattccggactcgatgagagacgggtcatgctcgatgagcttacAGTGGATGATATCACATGGACCCCTTTTGAGGACCATCGAGATGTTCGACCGCGGGATCCCAGGGCCCTCTATTCCGGCTACATCCGGACACCTTACGGCCGGTCTGTGAGCCTACATCTACCAGAGCGGgttatgcgccagtttggcttcatacaggacatccctcgacacccctctgagatccagacgacggggtcccttgctgagaccgcagatgctgcctatgctgagtttgagccgcacctccgccctcaggggatacctgctacatatccgggagaggcggtggagggttacatgaggtggtatagcagagtgtcacatgtgttcatcatccctgaggataggagggaggagcttagtgccgtg tctgccatacgtaggggtgtggagttgttggagcagtccCTGGAGGTGCCAGGTGCTTATGCTCCAGGGACACAGCCCCGGATCCTCACGGAGAGGGCGCTCGATCTCTTTCGACGGAGTTCCTTCGTTGGTACCCAGGGAGTTGCCTTTTCTGCTATTCGAGGAGCCGCAGCTgcgggaggcagagctcgtggaggcagagctcgtggaggcagaccccgtggaggcggagctcgtggaggcagagctcgtggagagggtgatcctggagagggtgttcgtggaggtcgagctcgtggacccagaggtcgcagggggcggggtcggggagagtga
- the LOC130733244 gene encoding serine/threonine-protein phosphatase 7 long form homolog isoform X2 — MKGGRKRSRSSTVDDAEDRHERLHASTRRGDHRAASQAVEASAPSPSATPAGAPSPCPSATPPSGGPSTTAPSGTPAEPQPHPTPVSPMVELPLEETSGEQSSSEPSGEESASETASEASGEEEEPLILQEEIDAADVVPDVVPEGGVEGGVEGGADDDLIQRVAPFPGGPEDLSLLAHYPDHKAPWTWQALLRTDPRYVDRRTLRVATVGGKVWNLPCDGDSEAHTAVRQLLQQTGLYHLPWCGLPETDPAVVLALVERWHEETSSFHMPFGEMTITLDDVSAILHLPTGSRFYTPGRGERDEVAALCAQLLGGSVAAYLAEFEAAGGQNIRFITLKTMYTSAMDGGRYEDAARIWLVNQLGATLFASKSGGYHTTVYWIGMLEDLGRVSEYAWGAIALASLYEQLSRASRRKTAQIGGFTSLVLSWAYEYISSSVIIRTEVPGYTQDQPRAQRWSTSRIAHSGLDERRVMLDELTVDDITWTPFEDHRDVRPRDPRALYSGYIRTPYGRSVSLHLPERVMRQFGFIQDIPRHPSEIQTTGSLAETADAAYAEFEPHLRPQGIPATYPGEAVEGYMRWYSRVSHVFIIPEDRREELSAVSAIRRGVELLEQSLEVPGAYAPGTQPRILTERALDLFRRSSFVGTQGVAFSAIRGAAAAGGRARGGRARGGRPRGGGARGGRARGEGDPGEGVRGGRARGPRGRRGRGRGE, encoded by the exons atgaagggcgggagGAAGAGGTCTCGATCTTCTACAGTCGATGATGCAGAGGATCGCCACGagcgcttgcatgcttctacGCGGCGCGGCGACCATCGAGCAGCTAGTCAGGCGGTTGAGGCTTCGGCCCCGTCTCCGTCTGCTACTCCGGCCGGGGCTCCGTCTCCGTGTCCGTCTGCTACACCTCCGTCAGGTGGTCCATCTACTACAGCTCCGTCAGGTACTCCGGCTGAGCCTCAGCCTCATCCTACTCCGGTCTCTCCGATGGTTGAGTTACCTCTTGAGGAGACATCTGGCGAGCAGTCTTCTTCGGAGCCCAGTGGCGAGGAGTCTGCTTCTGAGACTGCTTCTGAGGccagtggtgaggaggaggagcctcttattctccaggaggagattgatgctgctgatgtTGTGCCAGATGTGGTGCCAGAGGGCGGTGTAGAGGGCGGTGTAGAGGGCGGTGCAGATGACGACCTCATCCAGAGGGTGGCACCGTTTCCCGGGGGGCCTGAGGATCTGTCGCTTCTTGCGCATTATCCTGACCACAAGGCTCCTTGGACGTGGCAGGCACTTCTTCGCACAGACCCGCGGTACGTGGACCGTCGGACATTGAGGGTGGCCACTGTTGGGGGGAAGGTATGGAACCTCCCCTGTGATGGCGATTCAGAGGCCCACACAGCTGTGCGACAGCTGCTGCAGCAGACGGGTTTGTATCACCTGCCTTGGTGCGGGTTACCGGAGACAGACCCAGCTGTCGTACTGGCCCTTGttgagagatggcatgaggagacgagtagcttccacatgccgttcggggagatgactatcaccctggacgatGTGTCGGCTATTCTCCATCTTCCCAcagggtcgaggttctacactCCGGGCAGAGGGGAGCGAGACGAGGTTGCAGCGCTCTGCGCCCAGCtcctgggaggatctgttgctgCTTATCTGGCTGAGTTTGAGGCGGCGGGTGGCCAGAACATTCGGTTCATTACTTTGAAGACCATGTACACGTCTGCTATGGATG ggggacgctatgaggatgctgctaggatctggctggtgaaccagcttggtGCCACCCTCTTTGCCAGCAAGAGTGGTGGTTACCACACTACTGTCTACTGGATCGGGATGCTTGAGGACCTCGGTCGCGTGTCGGAGTACGCGTGGGGTGCGATTGCGCTGGCTTCGTTGTACGAACAGCTGAGTCGTGCTTCCCGCAGGAAGACAGCGCAGATCGGTGGGTTCACCTCCCTCGTGCTGTCATGGGCGTATGAGTACATATCCAGCAGCGTCATTATCAGGACGGAGGTCCCCGGCTAcacacaggaccagcctagggcgcagcggtggtccacgtctcggatcgcgcattccggactcgatgagagacgggtcatgctcgatgagcttacAGTGGATGATATCACATGGACCCCTTTTGAGGACCATCGAGATGTTCGACCGCGGGATCCCAGGGCCCTCTATTCCGGCTACATCCGGACACCTTACGGCCGGTCTGTGAGCCTACATCTACCAGAGCGGgttatgcgccagtttggcttcatacaggacatccctcgacacccctctgagatccagacgacggggtcccttgctgagaccgcagatgctgcctatgctgagtttgagccgcacctccgccctcaggggatacctgctacatatccgggagaggcggtggagggttacatgaggtggtatagcagagtgtcacatgtgttcatcatccctgaggataggagggaggagcttagtgccgtg tctgccatacgtaggggtgtggagttgttggagcagtccCTGGAGGTGCCAGGTGCTTATGCTCCAGGGACACAGCCCCGGATCCTCACGGAGAGGGCGCTCGATCTCTTTCGACGGAGTTCCTTCGTTGGTACCCAGGGAGTTGCCTTTTCTGCTATTCGAGGAGCCGCAGCTgcgggaggcagagctcgtggaggcagagctcgtggaggcagaccccgtggaggcggagctcgtggaggcagagctcgtggagagggtgatcctggagagggtgttcgtggaggtcgagctcgtggacccagaggtcgcagggggcggggtcggggagagtga
- the LOC130733246 gene encoding anaphase-promoting complex subunit 5, with protein MAGILKQPGAFAVTPHKVSLCILLKIYASSSPPSVSFSFSSASPSSGSFSSVSHHNRLALFLLALTKSCDDILEPRLDELIHQLRIVSQNWEAASWVIGQLMSRLSSLSSPDDLFNFFSDIRGILGGPDSGAVEDDQAILDMNSNLGLFLRCCILAFNLLSFEGICYLLTSIGIYTKEFSNCPPYEERSLDDSSSNLETYSEYENMDLENFVYEKVSEEIEARKEASERVPFHLHTPDTLLSLVDDIDVPADSVSKQSEKFRVASPYGDPPSNMLRDIDSSGFVSLRTNWQIQGYLQEQADTIEKNGGAVSLNGFEIILQQLQKLAPELHRVHFSSHLNGLAHDDYIAALENLHCYFDYSAGTEGIDYVPPVGSNSFGRYEIGILCLGMMHFHFGHPKLALEVLTEAVRVSQQQNNDTCLAYTLAAISNLLFENGISSTAGILGSSYTPFTSIGISLSVQQQLFVLLRGSLKRAENLKLKRLVASNHLAMAKFELTHVQRPLLSFGPKTSMKLSTCPVNVCKELRLSSHLISDFSSESSAMTIDGAFSTAWLRNLQKPTGSLVLCQENGSGSSSNVSQFCAQPTSIPGSVLQVLGSSCILRATAWELYGSSPLSRINVLVHATCFADASSSSDAALAYVKLIQHLAVFKGYKEAFSALKVAEEKFLFVSKSQILQLKLQLLHEHALHRGRLKLAQKLCDELSVLASPVTGVDMELKTEASLRHARTLLAAKQFREAAAVAHSLFCMCYKYNLQVQNASVLLLLAEIHKKSGNAVLGIPYALASLSFCTSFNLDLLKASATLTLAELWLSLGSNHATRALNLVHGAFPMILGHGGLELCSRAYIVEAKCYLCDTNFNIFEDHNIVIDSLRQASEELQLLEFHELAAEAFYLMAMVYDKLGQFEEREEAAASFQKHTLALTNPQDQDDPLISTF; from the exons ATGGCTGGGATTTTGAAGCAACCAGGTGCATTTGCAGTGACGCCGCACAAAGTATCACTCTGTATACTCCTCAAAATCTACGCTTCTTCTTCTCCGCCATCGgtttccttctctttctcttctgcTTCTCCGTCTTCTGGTtctttctcctctgtttctCACCATAACCGCCTCGCTTTGTTCCTGTTAGCACTCACCAAG TCCTGTGATGATATCTTGGAGCCTAGATTGGACGAGCTCATCCATCAATTGAGAATCGTGAGCCAGAACTGGGAGGCAGCATCCTGGGTTATTGGCCAGTTGATGAGCAGACTATCATCTCTGTCATCACCTGAtgatttgtttaatttttttagtgatATACGAG GAATACTTGGAGGTCCAGATTCAGGTGCTGTTGAAGACGACCAGGCTATTTTGGACATGAACAGTAACCTGGGGTTATTTCTCCGATGTTGTATTCTTGCTTTCAATTTACTATCATTTGAG GGTATATGCTATCTCTTGACAAGCATAGGGATCTATacgaaagaattctcaaattgtCCTCCTTATGAAGAACGTAGTTTAGATGATTCAAGTAGTAATCTCGAGACATATTCAGAATATGAaaacatggacttggagaacTTTGTGTACGAAAAGGTTTCAGAAGAAATTGAAGCAAGAAAGGAGGCTAGTGAAAGAGTTCCGTTCCATCTTCATACACCCGACACACTTCTGAGTTTAGTTGATG ATATTGATGTGCCTGCTGATTCAGTATCCAAACAGAGTGAGAAATTTAGAGTAGCTAGTCCTTATGGAGACCCTCCAAGTAACATGCTACGAGATATTGATTCCAGTGGTTTTGTATCTCTACGAACGAACTGGCAGATACAAGGATACTTACAAGAGCAAGCTGATACCATTGAAAA GAATGGTGGTGCTGTCTCTTTGAATGGCTTTGAAATAATTCTACAGCAGCTACAAAAGTTGGCACCTGAACTACATCGG GTTCATTTTTCGAGTCACTTGAATGGTCTAGCTCATGATGATTATATTGCTGCTTTGGAGAATCTTCATTGCTATTTTGATTACAG TGCAGGGACTGaaggaattgattatgttcCTCCAGTTGGTAGTAATAGCTTCGGAAGATATGAAATTGGTATATTATGTTTGGGGATGATGCATTTCCACTTTGGGCATCCAAAACTGGCTTTAGAA GTTTTGACGGAAGCAGTTCGTGTTTCTCAGCAG CAAAATAATGATACCTGCCTTGCATATACTTTAGCAGCTATCTCAAACTTGCTGTTTGAAAATGGTATCTCAAGTACTGCTGGGATACTAGGGTCATCATACACACCCTTTACAAGTATAGGTATTTCACTATCCGTTCAGCAGCAACTATTTGTTCTCTTGAGAGGTTCTTTGAAGAGAGCAGAGAATTTAAAGTTAAAAAGGTTGGTGGCTTCCAATCATCTGGCAATGGCCAAATTTGAGTTAACG CATGTTCAAAGGCCTTTGCTATCATTTGGTCCAAAAACTTCCATGAAGCTTAGTACATGCCCTGTTAATGTTTGCAAG GAACTTAGGTTGAGTTCTCATCTGATTAGTGACTTCAGCTCTGAGAGTTCTGCAATGACAATTGATGGTGCTTTTAGTACAGCTTGGCTTAGGAATTTACAAAAGCCAACGGGTTCTCTAGTTTTGTGTCAGGAGAATGGATCTGGCAGCAGCTCTAATGTTTCCCAATTCTGTGCCCAACCAACCTCAATTCCTGGATCTGTGCTGCAAGTATTAGGTTCGTCTTGTATACTTCGTGCAACTGCATGGGAGCTATATGGCAG CTCCCCACTGTCTCGCATAAATGTGCTAGTGCATGCAACTTGCTTTGCAGATGCATCAAG TTCATCAGATGCAGCGTTAGCATATGTAAAGCTCATTCAACATTTAGCAGTCTTTAAAGGATACAAAG AGGCCTTTTCTGCCCTTAAAGTAGCAGAAGAGAAGTTTCTATTTGTCTCAAAATCACAAATCTTACAACTAAAGTTGCAGCTGCTTCATGAGCATGCTTTACATCG TGGACGTTTAAAGCTAGCCCAGAAACTATGTGATGAACTTAGTGTTTTGGCATCGCCTGTAACTGGTGTAGATATGGAGCTAAAGACAGAAGCAAGCCTTCGCCATGCTCGCACATTGCTTGCAGCAAAACAATTCCGAGAG GCAGCTGCTGTGGCACACTCCCTCTTTTGCATGTGCTACAAATACAACCTGCAAGTTCAGAATGCTTCAGTTCTTCTTTTACTTGCTGAGATTCACAAG AAATCAGGCAATGCAGTTCTAGGGATTCCGTATGCTTTAGCAAGCCTCTCATTCTGCACATCATTTAACCTGGATCTTCTAAAAGCCTCAGCTACTCTTACTCTAGCTGAGCTGTGGCTCTCCCTTGGATCAAACCATGCAACAAGAGCTCTCAACCTCGTCCATGGAGCTTTCCCAATGATTCTTGGTCATGGTGGTTTGGAGCTCTGCTCACGGGCCTATATTGTTGAAGCAAAATGCTACCTTTGCGATACAAACTTCAACA tctttgaaGATCACAACATTGTCATAGATTCACTGAGACAAGCATCAGAAGAACTCCAGCTTCTGGAG TTTCATGAATTGGCAGCTGAAGCTTTCTATCTGATGGCCatggtgtatgataaactgggGCAGTTTGAGGAAAGGGAAGAAGCTGCAGCTTCATTTCAGAAACATACACTGGCTCTCACCAATCCTCAAGATCAGGATGATCCTCTTATTAGCACGTTTTGA